From the genome of Haloarcula taiwanensis:
GCCGCCGCCGAGAACTACGACACCGAACCGGAGTTCGACTTCATCGAGACCGTCCCCGTGAGCTGGGACGAGACGGTCGCTGTCGACGGCCAGGTCGGGGACTACGTTGTCACGGCCAAGCGCAGCGGCAGCGAGTGGTATCTCGGCGCGATGACCGACGGAACTGCCCGCGACGTAACCGTCTCACTCGATTTCCTGTCGAGTCAGACTGACGGCTGGACTGTCACCGAGTACGCCGACGCTGCCGAGGCTGGTGTTGACAACAACCCGACAGCGGTCGTCATCAGCGACTACGACGTGACCGCAGGTGAAAGCGTGACCCTCTCGATGGGCGCAAGCGGCGGGACCGCGATGCGAATCGTCCCGTCCGACGGCAGTGACACGAACGACATCGTCTCCGGTGAAGCGTACGTCCTCCGGAACGAGAACAGCGGGAAAGCGCTGGATGTCGAGTTCGCTTCGACCAGTGACGGCACGAACGTCCACCAGTACGAGTACAGCGGCGGTGAGAATCAGCAGTGGGTCGTCACTGACCTCGGCACCGGCTACTACAAACTGGAAGCCGTCCACAGCGGGAAGGCGCTGGACGTCGAGGCGGCTGCGACCGGTGATGGCGCGAACGTCCACCAGTACGAGTACAGCGGCGGCGAGAATCAGCAGTGGGCCATCACGGAGAACGCCGACGGCACCTACCGACTGCTGGCACGCCACAGCGGAAAGGCGCTGGATGTCGAGGCAGGCGCAACGTCTGACGGCGCGAACGTTCAGCAGTACAGCTACGTCGGTGGTGACAACCAGAAGTGGACGTTCGAACAGCTGTAACCCTCGTATCGCCGCCCGCCGACACGTAATTGTCCTGTTCGCAGTTCTGTTTCGATGCGGTCGACCGCGAGCAGTGCAACCGAACCAGTTCGCGGCCAGGTACCAGGACCTCGGCGCCAGCTAATCCCGCTTCAGTCGGCCCCGTGGCCGGGAATGTAGCCGCACTCCGGGCACATACTGATTCGCAGAGCCGTTACTTCGAACGAGGTTGCACATCGGGGACAGTCAGACGCGGGGAGTCGAACGGATTGGTTCGTAGCCATGCGAAATTGTCGCACAGACCTGCATATAAGTATTCTTCTAATATTTATCGCAGTGTACTAGTCCATATAATTGGGTATGTACTGCGCAGCGTAGCCCGTATTACGCGTCTACAACGTCGCCGAAGGCGTACCAGCCGGCATCACGGCCGACGAGCCACGCCGCCGCATCGAGTGCGCCGGCGGCGAACACGCCGCGGTCTTCGGCCCGATGCGAGAGCGAGAGGACTTCGTCGTTGCCGGCCAACACGAGTTCGTGCTCGCCGCGGACATCGCCGGCACGGCGGGCGAACACGCCGATTTCGTCCGCCTCGCGCGGGGCGTGTCCCTCCCGGCCGTACACCGGCTCAACGTCGCGCTCTTCCTGAATCACGTCGAGGATACTGGTGGCTGTTCCCGACGGGGCGTCGACCTTACGGTTGTGGTGGGTCTCCATGAGTTCGAGGTCGTAGTCCTCGAGCGTGTCGACAGCCTCGCTGACGAGGCGCTGGAGGACCTGAATCCCCTGCGAGAAATTGGTCGCCTTCAGCAGCGGAATCACCTCGCTTGCGTCTTGCAGGCGAGCCAGTCCGTCCTCGTCGAAGCCGGTGGTCCCGACGACCATCGGCACGCCTGTTTCGGCGCAGGCCTCGGCGACGGTCAGCGCGCCCTCGGGGACGGCGAAGTCGACGACAACGTCCACGTCGTACTCCCGGAGCGCCGTGGCGGCGTCGGCCGGGTCGACGACCGGGACGCCCTCGACGGCATCCGTCTCGCTGGTGGCGAAGCCGACCACGACCTCGCTGTCGGTGGCGGCCTCGATGACAGCGCCACCCATCTGGCCGGTGACGCCGTTGACCGCCACCCGCGTCATCGCTCGGCCTCCGCGTACTCGTCTTCGAGATCCTCGGTTTCGAGCGTGGCGAGTACGTCACGCAGGTGGTCGAGGTGTTCGTCCGAGAGGCGAGTCAGCGGCGAGCGGAGATGTGCCGGGCCGTAGCCCCGGATCCGCATGGCCTCCTTGACCGGAATGGGGTTGGTCTCGACGAACATCGCGCGGAACAGCGGACCGAGTTCGTGGTGGATCTGGCGGGCGCGCTCGAAGTCGCCAGACAGCGCTGCGCCGACCATCGCGCAGGTGCGCTCCGGTTCGATGTTGGCCGAGACGGAGATACAGCCGGTGCCGCCGACCGACAGCATCGGCAGCGTCATCCCGTCGTCACCGGACAGCACCGCGAAGTCCTCGTCCCGGGTGCGCTCGATGATCTCTGAAATCTGGTTCATGTCGCCGCTCGCGGCCTTGTACGCCCGGATGTTCGGATGCGACGCGAGCTCGACCGCCGTCTCGGGTTCGATATTCTGGCCCGTCCGCGAGGGGACGTTGTAGACGATCTGTGGCAAGTCGACGGCGTCGGCCAGCGTCGTGTAGTGGTCGATGAACCCCTGCTGTTCGGGCTTGTTGTAGTACGGCGAGATAAGCAACAGAGCATCAGCACCGGCTTCAGCGGAGCGCCGGGATAGCTCCAGCGCTTCCTTGGTGTTGTTCGAGCCCGAGCCGGCGATGACTGGCACGTCGTCGACGGCGTCGATGACCGCCTCGACGACCTCAATGTGTTCGTCGTGTGAGAGCGTCGCCGACTCGCCGGTCGAGCCGACAGGAACGAGGCCGTCGACACCAGCGGATTCGAGCCGCTGAGCGTCCTCTCTGAGTGTTTCGAAGTCAATACTGCCGTCCTGGTGAAACGGCGTGCACATCGCCGGGAACACGCCGCGGAAGTCGATAGCTGTCATTGCTGTGTGTCGAGTGTCGCTGTGGGTTCGGTTCTCCGGTCGGAAACGGTGCGACGGCCGGCCGAGACGGCCGGCTGTTGGTTGTCAAACGACCCGACCCGAGACGGAGTCGCCACGTCCGCCACGAGTCACTAAAACGTTGGCTTGCGCTTTGCGCGGACGACGCCCTCACCGGGGAGCCATGAGGCGGTTCCGGACTGAAGGCGTTGTCGCATGGTCGAGTAACTGCGTGTGACCGACTTAGCTTTTGTGTTCTCGCTGCCGCCGTTCACGGTCCAGCTAAAGTGCTATCGGGGCGTTGACGGAGCGACTACGGTTTAGTTATCTCACTGTTGTCTGAAACAACCGGTCAGTGGGCAGGTATCTTACTGAAACCCGATTACTCGCGTTCAACCCCAGATTGATTCTGGAACAGAGACGAGGAGAATCACGAAGAGAACGAGGGTGCCGAGACCGAGGGTTCGCAGCGCGCCCGCTGCACGCCGTCGGTCCGGGGGCAGGAACTCAGCGAATCCAGAGAGTCCGAACGCGATGCCTAAAAAAAGCATATTGTGAGGGCCGTCGAGTACAATCCCGAAATACACCCACGCAAGGATGCAGATGAGTGAGAAGAGTGAGAAGAGGAGACCCTGCTGCCGCCCCTCTGGCTCACGAAATACCATTCGTTGAATTGTCATCATACGTACTGACAGACGGTTGACCCAATAAATCGTTCGGCTGCACTACCGTATATCCGGTCCCTAGATTGATACATTCGGGCCGCGAGTATAACTGCTGAATCTACAACAACTGGGTAGTTGGGGCATAAATGCGCCGCTGTTTCACGTTTGTATCCCGAAAGCATATTCGGGCCGATAGCCAATACCTGATATGACAGTTTCCCAGCCGGGACAGCGCGTGGCCGTACTGGCCGACGCGCAAAACCTCTACCACACTGCCCGGAGTCTTTACTCGCGGAACATCGACTACGAGGCACTACTGGAAGAGGCCGTTGACGGCCGCGAACTGACTCGTGCTATCGCCTACGTCATCCGGGCGGACTCGCCCGAAGAAGAGACGTTTTTCGAAGCGCTCGTCGACATTGGCTTCGAGACGCGCATCAAGGACATCAAGACATTTCAGGACGGGTCGAAGAAGGCGGACTGGGATGTCGGAATGAGCCTCGACGCGGTCTCGCTGGCGAACCACGTCGATACGGTAGTGCTCTGCACCGGTGACGGGGACTTCGCCCGTGTCTGTCGGTATCTCCGCCACGAAGGCTGTCGCGTCGAAGCGATGGGCTTCGAGGAGTCGTCCTCCGAAGACCTCAAAGCGGCCGTTGATGGGTTTATCGACATGAGCGCCGATTCCGACAGGTTCCTGCTATAGCTACGCCAGCATGTGGGCTGCCGCTGTGACCACTGCTGGTTCACCCACGAGCGACATGCCCTCCCGCGGCTTCCCGTGGCTCGACAGACTCACAGCTACGGTGTTTGGGTTGTTATCGAAAAAATCGGCGGTTAGACCGGGCGACCGTCTTCTGACGTTCCAACGAGGAGGGCACCGGCGGCCAGTCCCAGTGCAGCAAGCGCTCCGGCGGCGGCCGGGATGCCGATGTCGATTGCCCCTGTACCAAGGATGAGCACAGTGCTGATCACCAGCAGTGCAGCACCCAGCATCACTTTTCGCGTGTCAGTAGCCATATCACCCGTTTCTAGGAAGTCATCCGGTATAAATTTCCCCAAAACCGACGGAGGAAAGTATGGCACAAGGCAGCAATGCACACTTTTCTGCGATATCGCCGCCGCTCTAGCATGATAATTTCGGCCCACCTTCATGACTGAAGCAGCAAACACATCCCCTTGTAGTGCCCCCCACCAGTTGGGTCACAGAGACGGTATGTTGCCACGCGCTGAGGATAGTCGAGACACCTCGCGGCTGCTCGTCACGAGCCAGGCGCGAGACGGAGACCCACTGCAGTTCCAGGCATCGTAGTCGGTCCTCCGACCACGGATTGGATACAGAGGCACGCGCCCCGTGTACTCGGGCCGGGGCGACTGACGGAGCGAACCAATGGCATTCCGGTTCGGGGC
Proteins encoded in this window:
- a CDS encoding NYN domain-containing protein; the encoded protein is MTVSQPGQRVAVLADAQNLYHTARSLYSRNIDYEALLEEAVDGRELTRAIAYVIRADSPEEETFFEALVDIGFETRIKDIKTFQDGSKKADWDVGMSLDAVSLANHVDTVVLCTGDGDFARVCRYLRHEGCRVEAMGFEESSSEDLKAAVDGFIDMSADSDRFLL
- a CDS encoding 4-hydroxy-tetrahydrodipicolinate synthase, which produces MTAIDFRGVFPAMCTPFHQDGSIDFETLREDAQRLESAGVDGLVPVGSTGESATLSHDEHIEVVEAVIDAVDDVPVIAGSGSNNTKEALELSRRSAEAGADALLLISPYYNKPEQQGFIDHYTTLADAVDLPQIVYNVPSRTGQNIEPETAVELASHPNIRAYKAASGDMNQISEIIERTRDEDFAVLSGDDGMTLPMLSVGGTGCISVSANIEPERTCAMVGAALSGDFERARQIHHELGPLFRAMFVETNPIPVKEAMRIRGYGPAHLRSPLTRLSDEHLDHLRDVLATLETEDLEDEYAEAER
- a CDS encoding 4-hydroxy-tetrahydrodipicolinate reductase, whose translation is MTRVAVNGVTGQMGGAVIEAATDSEVVVGFATSETDAVEGVPVVDPADAATALREYDVDVVVDFAVPEGALTVAEACAETGVPMVVGTTGFDEDGLARLQDASEVIPLLKATNFSQGIQVLQRLVSEAVDTLEDYDLELMETHHNRKVDAPSGTATSILDVIQEERDVEPVYGREGHAPREADEIGVFARRAGDVRGEHELVLAGNDEVLSLSHRAEDRGVFAAGALDAAAWLVGRDAGWYAFGDVVDA